Proteins encoded together in one Lathyrus oleraceus cultivar Zhongwan6 chromosome 5, CAAS_Psat_ZW6_1.0, whole genome shotgun sequence window:
- the LOC127087592 gene encoding PX domain-containing protein EREX isoform X1, giving the protein MHPYAYDLSPFLDINFHYDAYPYSEEHDNNDGGNDLFDDADNDAVSGTSPLPLCMDWSPPPPNWDGPNTLWPHTLSSWTFSSTIPSWTLVPQSTPTSDPVVFFRVQVGVRSPEAITTTRIILRRFSDFLDLFSQLKKEFPMKYLPLPPPKKILRIKSQALLEERRLLLENWMKKLFSDIAVSRSAPAAIFLELEAAARASFHDVNQHISDEQATGGTTLSHTLHNSSHDFVKAASVSGDDTTSEVSELGTLGHVKDKCSEHAVDNVILDSDLTNPTETSVDHTASSQNFINEDTSSSTNNVAENSGDAIALRLDGADFTPANAHVERLSAESIGSDLSSVRNIGTSSSVVSTLLQGVSHDLPGNSVPSGNSDLLVTFPLDQRQKLNRILNTQQQRVATAKTDVEDLIARLNQEMAARQYLATKVKDLEVELETTGLNCRENMQQAVLTEKERFTQMQWDMEELRRKCLETEMKLKFEEDERLLAESTKASIIQEKQMLQQELDVAREQLKHLQKHHDEFEMKSKTDMKLLVKEVKSLRSSQLELKQQLSELMEEKVDVERTLQKEKERVQLSHSANAKLLHECAILQKRLQECSVNFLVEEEDKLNVDTSPSDALDLLATSDNRIGLLLAEAQLLAQDVENVVDAVERNTTTDDTGTTNEELRKMLANIFVDNASLRKQVNSVIRCALIANIKSEENEEEDEIHLQKTFLSKFLER; this is encoded by the exons ATGCATCCCTACGCATACGATTTATCACCTTTCCTTGACATCAATTTCCATTACGACGCATATCCATACTCCGAAGAACACGATAACAATGACGGCGGCAACGATCTCTTCGACGACGCCGACAACGACGCCGTTTCGGGAACATCACCGCTTCCGTTGTGTATGGATTGGAGTCCTCCACCTCCTAATTGGGACGGTCCAAACACTCTTTGGCCGCACACTTTATCTTCTTGGACTTTCTCTTCAACCATTCCTTCGTGGACTCTTGTTCCTCAATCCACACCTACTTCTGATCCTGTTGTG TTTTTTAGGGTTCAAGTTGGAGTTCGATCCCCTGAAGCTATCACCACTACTCGAATTATATTGCGCAGATTTAGTGATTTCCTTGACTTGTTTTCTCAA CTGAAAAAAGAATTTCCCATGAAATATCTGCCTTTGCCTCCACCGAAAAAGATATTGAGAATTAAAAGCCAGGCCCTTTTGGAAGAG CGACGGCTTTTATTAGAGAATTGGATGAAAAAATTGTTCTCAGATATTGCGGTTTCTAGAAGTGCACCAGCAGCAATATTTCTTGAGTTAGAAGCTGCTGCTAGAGCTT CATTCCATGATGTGAATCAGCATATTTCAGATGAACAAGCTACTGGTGGTACTACACTATCACATACCCTCCACAATAGTTCACATGATTTTGTTAAAGCTGCATCTGTGTCTGGTGATGATACTACTTCTGAGGTTTCTGAGCTGGGGACACTGGGGCATGTAAAAGATAAATGTTCTGAACATGCTGTGGACAATGTAATATTGGACAGTGACTTAACGAATCCAACTGAAACAAGTGTTGATCATACTGCATCCAGCCAAAACTTTATTAACGAGGATACAAGTAGTAGTACAAACAACGTTGCTGAGAATTCTGGTGATGCTATAGCTCTTCGTCTAGATGGAGCTGACTTTACACCAGCTAATGCTCATGTCGAGAGACTGTCAGCGGAAAGCATTGGGAGTGACTTAAGTTCTGTAAGGAATATTGGAACGTCGAGTTCAGTTGTCTCCACTTTGCTTCAGGGTGTTTCACATGACCTTCCTGGGAACAGTGTACCCTCCGGAAACTCAGATTTGTTGGTGACTTTTCCGTTGGATCAGAGACAGAAGTTGAACAGAATTCTTAATACACAGCAGCAGAGAGTGGCCACAGCAAAAACAGATGTTGAAGATCTTATAGCAAGATTGAATCAAGAAATGGCTGCAAGACAGTATCTTGCGACAAAG GTCAAAGATTTGGAAGTTGAACTTGAAACAACTGGACTGAACTGCAGAGAAAACATGCAGCAGGCTGTCTTAACTGAAAAGGAAAGGTTTACACAAATGCAGTGGGATATGGAGGAACTTCGGAGGAAGTGCCTGGAGACAGAAATGAAATTGAAGTTTGAAGAG GATGAAAGGTTGCTAGCAGAATCAACAAAAGCATCCATTATTCAGGAGAAGCAAATGTTGCAGCAAGAGCTAGATGTGGCTAGAGAACAACTTAAGCACTTGCAGAAACATCATGATGAGTTTGAGATGAAATCAAAGACAGATATGAAGTTGCTAGTAAAGGAAGTGAAATCCCTCAGAAGCTCTCAGTTAGAACTAAAGCAACAGCTCAGTGAATTGATGGAGGAAAAAGTAGATGTGGAG AGAACTCTTCAGAAGGAAAAGGAAAGGGTGCAGCTTTCACATAGTGCTAATGCAAAGTTGTTACATGAGTGTGCAATCCTTCAGAAGAGACTTCAGGAGTGCAGTGTAAATTTTCTTGTTGAAGAGGAAGATAAACTAAATGTTGACACTTCACCATCTGATGCTTTGGATTTGTTAGCAACATCAGATAATCGGATTGGTCTCTTGCTTGCAGAG GCACAGCTCTTGGCACAAGATGTAGAAAATGTTGTAGATGCTGTAGAAAGAAATACAACTACCGATGATACTGGGACAACTAATGAAGAATTAAGGAAAATGCTGGCAAATATATTTGTAGACAATGCCAGTTTAAGGAAACAAGTCAATTCGGTTATCCGTTGTGCTTTAATTGCAAATATCAAATCCGAGGAGAATGAGGAAGAAGACGAAATCCATCTGCAAAAAACTTTTCTAAGCAAGTTCTTAGAGAGATGA
- the LOC127087592 gene encoding PX domain-containing protein EREX isoform X2 → MTAATISSTTPTTTPFREHHRFRCVWIGVLHLLIGTVQTLFGRTLYLLGLSLQPFLRGLLFLNPHLLLILLWVQVGVRSPEAITTTRIILRRFSDFLDLFSQLKKEFPMKYLPLPPPKKILRIKSQALLEERRLLLENWMKKLFSDIAVSRSAPAAIFLELEAAARASFHDVNQHISDEQATGGTTLSHTLHNSSHDFVKAASVSGDDTTSEVSELGTLGHVKDKCSEHAVDNVILDSDLTNPTETSVDHTASSQNFINEDTSSSTNNVAENSGDAIALRLDGADFTPANAHVERLSAESIGSDLSSVRNIGTSSSVVSTLLQGVSHDLPGNSVPSGNSDLLVTFPLDQRQKLNRILNTQQQRVATAKTDVEDLIARLNQEMAARQYLATKVKDLEVELETTGLNCRENMQQAVLTEKERFTQMQWDMEELRRKCLETEMKLKFEEDERLLAESTKASIIQEKQMLQQELDVAREQLKHLQKHHDEFEMKSKTDMKLLVKEVKSLRSSQLELKQQLSELMEEKVDVERTLQKEKERVQLSHSANAKLLHECAILQKRLQECSVNFLVEEEDKLNVDTSPSDALDLLATSDNRIGLLLAEAQLLAQDVENVVDAVERNTTTDDTGTTNEELRKMLANIFVDNASLRKQVNSVIRCALIANIKSEENEEEDEIHLQKTFLSKFLER, encoded by the exons ATGACGGCGGCAACGATCTCTTCGACGACGCCGACAACGACGCCGTTTCGGGAACATCACCGCTTCCGTTGTGTATGGATTGGAGTCCTCCACCTCCTAATTGGGACGGTCCAAACACTCTTTGGCCGCACACTTTATCTTCTTGGACTTTCTCTTCAACCATTCCTTCGTGGACTCTTGTTCCTCAATCCACACCTACTTCTGATCCTGTTGTG GGTTCAAGTTGGAGTTCGATCCCCTGAAGCTATCACCACTACTCGAATTATATTGCGCAGATTTAGTGATTTCCTTGACTTGTTTTCTCAA CTGAAAAAAGAATTTCCCATGAAATATCTGCCTTTGCCTCCACCGAAAAAGATATTGAGAATTAAAAGCCAGGCCCTTTTGGAAGAG CGACGGCTTTTATTAGAGAATTGGATGAAAAAATTGTTCTCAGATATTGCGGTTTCTAGAAGTGCACCAGCAGCAATATTTCTTGAGTTAGAAGCTGCTGCTAGAGCTT CATTCCATGATGTGAATCAGCATATTTCAGATGAACAAGCTACTGGTGGTACTACACTATCACATACCCTCCACAATAGTTCACATGATTTTGTTAAAGCTGCATCTGTGTCTGGTGATGATACTACTTCTGAGGTTTCTGAGCTGGGGACACTGGGGCATGTAAAAGATAAATGTTCTGAACATGCTGTGGACAATGTAATATTGGACAGTGACTTAACGAATCCAACTGAAACAAGTGTTGATCATACTGCATCCAGCCAAAACTTTATTAACGAGGATACAAGTAGTAGTACAAACAACGTTGCTGAGAATTCTGGTGATGCTATAGCTCTTCGTCTAGATGGAGCTGACTTTACACCAGCTAATGCTCATGTCGAGAGACTGTCAGCGGAAAGCATTGGGAGTGACTTAAGTTCTGTAAGGAATATTGGAACGTCGAGTTCAGTTGTCTCCACTTTGCTTCAGGGTGTTTCACATGACCTTCCTGGGAACAGTGTACCCTCCGGAAACTCAGATTTGTTGGTGACTTTTCCGTTGGATCAGAGACAGAAGTTGAACAGAATTCTTAATACACAGCAGCAGAGAGTGGCCACAGCAAAAACAGATGTTGAAGATCTTATAGCAAGATTGAATCAAGAAATGGCTGCAAGACAGTATCTTGCGACAAAG GTCAAAGATTTGGAAGTTGAACTTGAAACAACTGGACTGAACTGCAGAGAAAACATGCAGCAGGCTGTCTTAACTGAAAAGGAAAGGTTTACACAAATGCAGTGGGATATGGAGGAACTTCGGAGGAAGTGCCTGGAGACAGAAATGAAATTGAAGTTTGAAGAG GATGAAAGGTTGCTAGCAGAATCAACAAAAGCATCCATTATTCAGGAGAAGCAAATGTTGCAGCAAGAGCTAGATGTGGCTAGAGAACAACTTAAGCACTTGCAGAAACATCATGATGAGTTTGAGATGAAATCAAAGACAGATATGAAGTTGCTAGTAAAGGAAGTGAAATCCCTCAGAAGCTCTCAGTTAGAACTAAAGCAACAGCTCAGTGAATTGATGGAGGAAAAAGTAGATGTGGAG AGAACTCTTCAGAAGGAAAAGGAAAGGGTGCAGCTTTCACATAGTGCTAATGCAAAGTTGTTACATGAGTGTGCAATCCTTCAGAAGAGACTTCAGGAGTGCAGTGTAAATTTTCTTGTTGAAGAGGAAGATAAACTAAATGTTGACACTTCACCATCTGATGCTTTGGATTTGTTAGCAACATCAGATAATCGGATTGGTCTCTTGCTTGCAGAG GCACAGCTCTTGGCACAAGATGTAGAAAATGTTGTAGATGCTGTAGAAAGAAATACAACTACCGATGATACTGGGACAACTAATGAAGAATTAAGGAAAATGCTGGCAAATATATTTGTAGACAATGCCAGTTTAAGGAAACAAGTCAATTCGGTTATCCGTTGTGCTTTAATTGCAAATATCAAATCCGAGGAGAATGAGGAAGAAGACGAAATCCATCTGCAAAAAACTTTTCTAAGCAAGTTCTTAGAGAGATGA